TTTCGAAGGACTCGCGGGAACTGACCGTTCGAATCGTCACGAGAGAGCGTACCGCGGCGGCGGTTATTTCGTTTCGGGTTTCGGCTTACCGAGACAGCGAAAGACGCGATACCGACCCGAAAGTCCGCGCTCAATGGTATGAGTACGGTTCCCGAACGTACCCCTCATAGTAGCCTTTTCCCGTTGCTCGCTCGCGTCTCCGATATGAGTTCTGCGAGGGGAGACTACGCCGCGGCAGTTCGGAGACTGACCGAAACGTACCTCGACGGGGTGACCGACACGACCGCCCACCTCCCGGACGCGCTTGACGCCTACGGAACCGACCCGGCCGCGTTCGAGGAAGCGGTCGAGCGCGTCGCCGAGCACGAATCGGCCTGCGACACCGCGCTTCGAGAGCTGCGAGGGACCGTCCGCGAGTCGATGCCGCCGAACTACACCGAGATGTATCTCCGCGTGGACGACGTGGCCAGACTCTACGCCGCCATCGACGCGGTGCCGAATCGCGCGGAGGGATTCGTTCGAGAGCTACACGCTATCACCCCGGAACTGGGCGATTCGGCGCGGACGACGCTCCGAGAGATGGCGATGCTGACCGCCGAGGCGGCCGCAGAGTTGGCCGCGGCGACGACCGCCTACGTCGAGCAGTTGGTCGGCGAGAGCGCGGCGGTCTCGGTCACCGACGCGGTTGACCGGGTGGCCGACCTCGAAAGCGAGTGCGACGGCCTGAAACACGACGCGCTCGCGGCGGCCTTCGAGGGGCGGCCGACCGCGGAGGCGCTCGTGGTCCGGGAGTTAATCTTGAAACTCGACGCCGCGATGGACGCCGTGGAGGACGCGGCCGAACATCTGCTGTTCGTCGCCAGCGCGGACGTGTAGCCTCGGTCGTCGCAGTGGCGAAACACGGGGTTGTCGGAGTGAGAGCGCGAAAAATCGGGAAATGCGTACGCCGACTAGACGTTGACTTCAGACTCGCCGATGACCGCCGTCTTGTCGCTACCGGACGCTTTCCAGATGATTTTCACTGCGTCGCCGTCCGAGAAGGAACTGCTGTTGACGGTGAGACCGTCACCAGCAGTAATATCTTCGTTCGGGAAGGAACTGTTATCTGAACTGCTCACTACAAGACCACCGTTGCCGTAGACGTTCTGTCCACCGACAGTAACGTTCACTTGGTCGGCCGCAACGGAGTCCCCACCGTCGTGAACTGTATCCACAGTGATATTGCCGCTAGATTGGCTATAGTCGAAACTGAACGTCGCACTCGGACTCGCCTGATTCACGCGGTCGCCGAGACCGAGGACGAACGTACCGATGACGGCGGCGAGGATGACCGTAATCGCCACCATCAGGATGACGCCGATGACCGGCGAGACGGCGTCCTCGTCACCGAACAAGTTTTTCAGCTCCATCGTCAGAGCGACACCTCGGACTCGCCAACGACAGCCGTCTTGTCGCTACCCGAAGCACTCCAAATGACTTTCACCGTGTCGCCGTCGCTCATGAAGCTACCGTCTTCCTGAATGTCGAGGGTATTGCCAGCGGTGATTTTCTTTCCAGACCATCCATCACTGCCTCCGGCACTGATGAAGTTGTTCTCATAACCTGTACCGTTCCACGCAGTGCTACTGTTAATCTGAACGCTAAGTTGGTCCGCCTCAACACCGTCACCGCCGTCGTGAGTGATGTTCACGTAGTCTCCGTTCGTTCCGCCAGCAGTCCCGTAATTGAAACTAAACTGTGAGTTCGGACTCGCCTGACTCACTCGGTCGCCGAGACCGAGAACGAACGTTCCAATCACCGCGGCCAGAATCACCGTAATCGCCACCATCAGGATGACGCCGATGACCGGCGAGACTGCGCCGTCGTCTTCGAATAGTGCTTTGAGTTTCATGTTTCGTATTTCTCTGTTTTCCGTCACGTTATCACCCGTGAGAAGCGGCCATATACTTTATTATACCGACGCCGCATGGTACGTTCGTCGGCGGGGGACCGCCAAAGCCGCCCCGAACCGGCACTTCTCCCGAGATGATACGTGCTTAGTTGCGACGTTCGCATTCCCCCTATATAAATACTTGCTTAATTGAAAACAGAATTATAGTCGTTGATATCTTGCCGAATCGGACACCGACAAATGAGTTACACCTCTGGAGAATCCAGAAACGCTCAGATTTAAGACTTCTCGCTCAAACGTAACGACCAGATGAGCCAGCAAGTCACTCCGGAGACGCTCCGGTCCGCACTTCAGTCGCTGGCCGCCCGGCTCGGCAAGACGCCGACCGTGGTGGACATGCACGAGGAGGGCGAGTACGCGCCGGAGCGCTATCAGGAAGTCTTCGGAGGCTGGAACGAGGCGCTGGAGGCGGCCGGGTTGGACCCCGACGAGATGGGTAGCAAGCGCATTCCCGACAGAGAACTACTGGCCGAGCTTCAGCGGCTCTACACCGAGCTGGGCGAGCCGCCGACCCAGCGGGACATGACCGACCACGGCGAGTATTCGAACCGGACCTATCAGCTCCGGTTCGGTAGCTGGTCGAACGCGCTCCGCGAGGCGATGCTCGACACCAACGACGGCATCTCCGAGACCGAACTTCTCCGGGAGATAGAGCGTCTCACCGACGAACTCGGCCGCTCCCCGAAGGCCGCCGAGATGGACGACCGGGGCCAGTACGCCCCCGTGACCTACCACCGACGGTTCGGGTCGTGGCGTCGGGCGCTCACCGAAGCGGACCTCGAAAGCGTCTCCGGCGACGACGACTGACGGCGTCGCGCAACGCGACTCGTTGTGGACCTATCCGTCGCCCGCGAACTCCTCGTAGGAGATGGACCCTCGGTCCACGATGTCTTGGGGCGCGGGCACCTCGCCGTCCGGCGGGTTCCCCTCAACGCCGCCGGGTTGTCCACAGACGATTCGCGCGACCATCCCCAGCGTCTTGTGCGGGATGCAAAAGTAGTCGTAGGTGCCCTCCACCTCGAAGGTGTGGCTGAAGGTGCCGCCCTGCTCGGTGATGATTTCGCTGTTCCACGGCTCCGCGTCGTCCGGAATGCGGGTGACTTCCGCGCTGCCCGTCCCCTCGGCGTAAGCCGTCGCAGAGTGGGACCCCGACTGGTTGACCCACTCGACAGTCGTCCCCGGTTCGACGAACAGGCCGATGGGGTCGAAGTAGTAGTTGGTCCCCTCGCTAATCATGGCGACCTGCACGGGTCCGCCATCCTCGGTCGTCGTTCCGTCCGTCTCGGCCGCGTCCTCGGCAGTCGTCCCCGCCGGGGTCGTCTCCGTCGTCGTCCCTTCAGCGCCGTCTCCCGACGGCGCGTTACACCCTGCGAGGCCCGTAAGTCCGCCCACCGCGACTGTCCCCCCGCCTTTCACGAACGTTCGTCGTTTCATAGCAGTGGTACTAGGGAAGCGAGCGAAATAACGGATTCGGCCGGTGGACTCGCTCGGGACCTCCCGGCAGCTCATCGAACCGTTATCGACACCGCGCCGCGCTCGCGGTCCGCGCGCTCGACCAGTCGGTCGATGCGCTCGTCCATCTCGGGATGCGTCGAGAGCAGTCGCGTCAGCGCGCCGTCCTCGTCGCCGCGGACGTACAGCGATGACGACATCGCCCATCGCGGTTCGGTGGCGCGCTCGATTTTCCGGAGCGCGCGGGCGAGTGCGAGGGGATTGCCCGTTACCGCGGCCGCGCGGTCGTCGGCGGCGTACTCGCGCCGCCGCGAGTGTGCGAGCATGACGAGCGTGAGCGCCACGAACCCGACCATGACGACTTGTCCGACTCGCCTGCGGAGCGAGGCGACAGGCGCGAGCGCGTCGGCGGGCGGTCGCCCTCGAAGCCAGTCGAACGCCCGGTGCAGCCCCGACCCGACGAGGACGAACGGGAGCGCCGCGGCGACGACGACCCAGACGAGCGACTGCCCGGTGCTGTAGGCCAGCGTCTGGACGAGGCTGTCCTTGCTTTCGAGGTGCGCGAGTTCGTGGGCCAGCAGGGCTTCGAGTTCGTCGGCCGACAGCAGGAACAACACCGAGCGGTCGAGAACGACCGCGCCATCCCGGACCCCGCCCAGCGCCATGGCGTTCGGCGCACCGATGCGCCCGACGAGCAGGCGGGGTCGGCCCGCGTTCATCTCCTCGGCGAGGCGGTCGAGGCGAGCGTGGACCTCGGGTGCGCGACGGCGCGAGAGGTCGGCCGCGCCGACCCGAGAGAGGAGCTGTCCCGTGCCGAAGCGGTAGCTGAGGTAGCCGAGCGCGACGGTGAGACCGGTGGTCCAGAGGACGACCGCAAGCAGGTCGGCGCGCGCCAGCCAGACCGCGGCCAGCAGTCGGTAGCCGAGGTAGGCGACGCCCGCGTAGACGGCGAGCAGGGCGAGACCGACGAGGGCCATCAGGGCGCGGAGACCGACGCGGCGCATGGGCGACGATTCGGGCGGTAGGGCCAAGGAGATGACGGTCCCGACGGTGTGGCGGCGACTGGCAGAAGGCAAAGCTATTGTATCGTGGTCGCCCGTATTTCGATATAATGACTACCGAGCAGCGCGAACGAGGGTTCGACCATACGTCGGTCGAACCGAAGTGGCAACGCGAGTGGGAGGACGCCGACGTGTTCCGCATTCCGGACAGCGCCGAGGACCCCGAGTACGTCCTCGCCATGTTCCCTTACACCTCCGGGAACCTCCACATGGGCCACGTTCGTAACTACACCATCACCGACGCCTACGCCCGATTCGAGCGACTCCGCGGCGAGAACGTTCTGCACCCGATGGGGTGGGACTCGTTTGGCCTGCCCGCCGAGAACGCCGCCGAGGAGCGCGACACCAACCCGCGCGACTGGACGCTGGATTGCATCGACTCGATGAAAGAACAGCTCAAGGCGATGGGCTTTGGCTACGACTGGGAGCGCGAGGTCACGACCTGCGACCCCGACTACTACCAGTGGAACCAGTGGCTGTTCAAGCGATTCCGCGACGAGGGGCTGTTAGAGCGCCAGAGCGCCGAACTGAACTGGTGTCCCTCCTGCGAGACCGTGCTGGCCGACGAGCAGGTCGAGGGCGAGGCGGAACTGTGCTGGCGGTGTGACACGCCCATCGAACACCGCGAGATGGACCAGTGGTTTTTCACCATTACCGACTACGCCGACGAACTGCTGGAGTCGCTGGACGAACTGGACGACTGGCCCGCCAACGTCCGGGAGATGCAGCGCAACTGGATCGGCCGCCAAGAGGGCGACAGCGTGGCCTTCGAGATTCCGGGCTACGGCGACGTAGACATCTTCACGACGCGACTCGACACGATTCACGGCGCGACCTTCTTCTCGCTGGCTCCCGGCCACCCCGTCGCGCAGGAAATCGCCGAAGACAACGAGGAAGTCGCCGAGTACATCGACGAGGCCGAACACGCCGACGAGGACGACCTCGACGTGACCTCCGGTGTGTTCACAGGAGAGTACGCGGTCAACCCAGCCACGGGCGACGAGATTCCCGTCTACGTCGCCGACTACGTGCTGACCGACGTGGGCACGGGCGCGCTGTACGCGGTGCCCGGCCACGACGACCGGGACCACGAGTTCGCCGAGGCCCACGACATTCCCATCGAACAGGTCGTGGAACCCGCGCCGGACGCCGACACCGACCCCGAGGAGGTAGACGTACAGGAAGACGCCTACACGCCCGACGGCGTGCTGGTCAACAGCGGCGAGTTCGACGGCCTGCCCAGCGAGGAGGCCCGCGAGCGGTTCGTCGAGGAGTTCGACGGCGACCACCGCACCGAGTACAAACTCCGGGACTGGGGCATCTCGCGCCAGCGCTACTGGGGCACCCCCATCCCGATGATTCACTGTGACGACTGTGGCCACGTCCCGGTACCCGACGAGGACCTGCCGGTCGAGTTGCCCGAGTTCGTCCACACGACGGGCAACCCGCTGGACGCCGCCGAGGAGTGGAAGCGCGTCGAGTGTCCCGACTGTGGCGGCGACGCCGTGCGCGAGACCGATACGATGGACACCTTCGTGGACTCGTCGTGGTACTTCCTGCGCTACGTCTCGCCGGACGAAAAAGCGGTGCCCTTCGACACCGACCGACCGAGCGATTGGATGCCGGTAGACCAGTACGTCGGCGGCATCGAACACGCCGTGATGCACCTGCTGTACGCCCGGTTCTTCACGAAGGTGCTGGACGACATCGACCTGCTGGAGGGCGTCCGCGAACCGTTTACCGACCTGACGAATCAGGGGATGGTGCTGGGCGAGGACGGCAACAAGATGTCCAAGAGCAAGGGCAACGGCGTCTCGCCCCAGCGCATCATCGACGAGTACGGCGCGGACACCGCCCGCCTGTTCATCATGGAGGCCGCCCAACCCGAGAAGGAGTTCGCGTGGAGCGCCGAAGGTGTCCACTCAGCGAACAACTTCCTGCAGAACGTCTACCGACTGGCCGAGGAGTTCGCCGCGGGCGAGGTGACCGCCGCGGAAGACGACACCGACGCTCTGGCCGTCGCCGACTACGTTTCGCGGGAAATCGACGCCACGGTCGCCACCGCGACCGAGGAGTACGAGGACTTCCGATTCAACCACGCGCTCCAAGCGGTCCGCGAGCAGATTTCGCTCCTGCGGCGCTACCGGGAGTACACCACACCCGACGCCGACACCTTCGAGCGCGGACTGGTGACGGCCGTCAAGATTCTGTCGCCGGTCGCGCCCCACCTCGCCGAAGAGGTCTGGGAGCGACTGGGCCGCGACGGACTCGTCGCCGAGGCCGACTGGCCCGCCGCAGACGCCCCTGAGAACTACGACATCGAGCGTCGCCTCGTGGAGAACACCCGCGAGGACGTGCGCGACATCGTGGATACGGTTGGCATCGAGGACCCCGAGACCGTCACGCTCGCAGTCGCCCCCGAGTGGAAGCACCGCGCCCGCGAAGTCGCCGCGAACGCCGAGGGCAACGTCGTCGGCACGGTCATGGGCGACGAGCAACTGCGCGAGGTCGGCGAGGCCGCCGCGGACTTCGCCAAGGACCTCGCCGCGCGCTCGGAAGCACTGGACGAGCAACTGTCGCCCGAGCGCGAGCGCGCCGCCCTCGAACGCGCCGCGTGGCTGTTGGAACGGGAGTTCGGAGCCAGTGTGGTCGTCCAGAGCGCCGATGAGGCCGACGACCAACTGGCGAGCAAGACCGAACCGGGTCGGCCCGCAATCGACATCGAGGAGTAGTCCGGAGACGAGCGGGCCGTCGAGGTCTCCGGCCTCGTTTAAAAGACCCGTTGGAGGCCGAACCGGCCGATAATACGGTCCAGACCGACTCTAAGTGCTGCTTCTCCGAGCGTAATTACTAGCACGAATCCCAATAGAATCGGCCAGACGATCAGATACGACGAGAGCGGGTGAAGATGCGCTCCGTACCGCCATTGATACGCCGTATCGCCCAAAATCCAGAGCGTCGCAAGCGGTGAGGAGACGAGCGAGAAGCGGCCGAACAGGTACAGGGGAACGGCGGCCGTAACGAACATTCCCACCACCGAGTAGCCGAGCGCGAATACGACCGCCACTACCCCCTGAGACGAAAAATAAACACCTGCCGAGAAGAGCCACGAGAGGACGAATACCGCGTAGATAGCTCCTCCGAGGACTGCAACGGTGCGTGCGTCGCGGTTCTCGGTCGAGAAGAAACCCATACTATTTCGAACATTCTTAACCTCATATATTTCTTCCTTCTCTCACCGAACACACTCGAAATTTGTTCGCAAGTCGCTCCTGCCGACGGTTTCGATGGGACCTCACGGAAACCCCGACTCGCGGCGAGCAAGTGGCGTCTTTTCGACCCGGTCTCCTGCCGAAATCGCCCCCGATAGAGACGACACCGAACACCCGTCGGTTTGCTGAGTACCAAGCTTCTTTACGACTCACTAAGAGTTCGGGACATGGACCAACCCACGGCGACCCAGCGTTGCGAGCGCGTCCTCGACGCCGTCAGTTCGGCGGTCATCGCCGACGAGGAGTTCCTCGAAACCGTCCTCACCGGAATCTTGGCCCGCGGGCACGTCCTGCTCGAAGACGTGCCGGGGACGGGAAAGACCCTGACCGCGCGGTCGTTCGCCGACGCGCTCGGTCTCTCTTTTTCGCGCATTCAGTTCACCCCCGACCTGCTCCCCGCCGACATCACGGGGTCGAACGTCTACGACGAGGGAACCGGCGAGTTCGAGTTCTCGCCCGGCCCTATCTTCGCCAACGTCGTCCTCGCCGACGAAATCAATCGCGCGCCGCCCAAGACCCAAGCCGCCCTGCTGGAAGCGATGGGCGAGGGGCAGGTCACGGTGGACGGGACGACTCACGACCTCCCGACGCCGTTTTTCGTCCTCGCCACGCAGAACCCCGTCGAGCAGGAGGGCACCTTCGGCCTGCCGGAGGCCCAGCGCGACCGCTTCATCGTCAAGACGACGATGGGGTACCCCGACTTCGGCGGCGAGCGCGAACTGGTGGACAAGCGCGCCGACCGGACCGCGAAGGCTCCGAGCGTCCAGTCCGTGGTGGAGGGCCGGGAGGTCGCGGCCATCCAGCGCGTCCTCGAATCGGTCCGCGTGGATGGCAAGATTCGGGACTACGTGGTCGCGCTCGGACGAGCGACCAGAGAGGACGACCGCGTCGATGTCGGCGTCTCGCCGCGCGGTATCCAGCGCCTCTTCGAGGCCGCCCGCGCCAGCGCGATCGTCTCGGGCCGCGGGTACGTCGTCCCCGACGACGTGAAGCGAGTCGCGGAACCGACGTTCGCCCACCGCCTCGTGTTGACCGACGAGGCGAGCGTCCGCGGGACCGACCGAAGCGCAATCGTCGCGGACGTGCTGGAGCGCGTGGAGGTGCCCGCGGTGAAGTCGTCGTCGGTCTAATTTCTGCGGGTAACTCTCCCAGCGAACGTCATCGGGGCGTTTCCGTCCGCGACCGCGAGTGGGAGATTCTGGCCCGCGAGGAGACCGACGGCGAGTTCGCGGAGACCCATCCGACAGTCCCGGAGACCGGGACCGAGGTCCGGACCCACGAACGCTGAGTCATCGCTCGACTTCGGGGAAGAACTCGCCGTGGAACCCGAACGGGATGTGATGGGGAACCTCGGCGCGCGCCAACTCCTCGAAGCGCTCGCCGTCGAGAACGACCAGTAGCGACTGCCCGCGCTCGGCGTCGAGCGCGGGCGCGAGGACGACGCCGCGGTCCTCGGGCGCGTCTGCGCCCTCTGTACCTTCCACATCCTCTGCCGGTTTCGGCACGAAAATCGGCTCTCCGGCGTAGTGGTCGTCGGCCCACCACTCGGTCGCCTCGCCGGTTTCGACGGTCACCTTGACGAGACCGGTCTGGCCTTCGCGGGCGGTCGCTTGCCCGTAGGCGTAGCGGTACCGCTTCGTCCGGGCCTGCGGGGCGACTCGCGGGAGTTCCGTGCCGGTGTAGACGCTCCGGCGTCGGACGCTCTCGGAGTCGTCCGCGACGGGAATTCGGAAGCGCGTCAACTCGCCGTCCGCGGCGTTGAGGTCCGGCCCGGAGTCAGGGGCGCGCTCCCCGCGCTCGTCCACCGATTCGACCTCCTCACCGACCGCACCCATGAACAGATTCGAAACGATTTCGGCGTCCTCGTAGGCCACGAGGTCCACGACGATGTCGCCCTCGGACTCGAAGGCGTTGACCGTGTGGAAAAAGAAAAACGGGGTAACGCGGCGCTCGACCACGAGGTCCCCCGTCTCGCGCTCGACGGCGAGAAATCGCGTGCCGCGCTCGGGCCGCCAGCGAAAGTTGTCGATGAACCCGCCCTCGCCCGGCAGGAGAAAGCGCATCGGGTTCGTGACGAACGGCGGTTCGACGAGGACCGCGTACCGCGGCGTCAGCGCGAAACTGTGGAGGTACGCCGGGCGGTCCACGTCGAGCGAGACCACGGGGACGCGCTCGATTTTCCCCGCCGCGGACTGCTCGTCCGAGACCCGATAGACGTGATAGCGGTTCGTCCGGCCGAACTGCGTCGCGTAGCCGACCGTCTCCCCGCGCCGGTCGTCGCGCTGGAGATGGGCCGTGACGTGGTGGACCGTCAGGTCGTCGGCGTAATCGAGATGGTCCTGCACCGCGAGGCTCTCGGGGTCGAAGCGGACTCTGCGGAGCGTCTCGGTCAGCGCGACGTACTCGCCGCCGACGCGGGCGACGTTGACGTTCGCGTTGTCGGTCGGGTCGCCCAGAAACGACTTCAACTGGTCGAGATAGCCCCCCGAGGTGGCGAACTGGCTCGAAATCTCGCCCTCCTCGACGGCCCGCCGGTAGGTCTCGGTCCGGAGAAATCGGTTCGAGTACGACACCGAACCGGCGTCGAACCGGAACTTGTGGAGCATCGCCAGTCCGTCGAACCAGTGTTCGACTCGCTGGCCGCCCACCTCGAACTTGCCGGGACCGTTGCGGACCAGCGACCCCGAGAGCCACGACGGAATCTCGCCTGTCACGTCGAGCGCGAGGTCGTCGTGTTCGGCGTCGAGCGACCGGAATCCCGAACTGTAGGCTGGCATCGTCTGCCAATCGGTCTCCACCTCGAAAATCGTGGTGGTGCAGTGCGAGTCCTCACTCCCGGTAGCGGGGCACCT
This genomic stretch from Halorussus pelagicus harbors:
- a CDS encoding DUF47 family protein, which encodes MSSARGDYAAAVRRLTETYLDGVTDTTAHLPDALDAYGTDPAAFEEAVERVAEHESACDTALRELRGTVRESMPPNYTEMYLRVDDVARLYAAIDAVPNRAEGFVRELHAITPELGDSARTTLREMAMLTAEAAAELAAATTAYVEQLVGESAAVSVTDAVDRVADLESECDGLKHDALAAAFEGRPTAEALVVRELILKLDAAMDAVEDAAEHLLFVASADV
- a CDS encoding type IV pilin; the protein is MELKNLFGDEDAVSPVIGVILMVAITVILAAVIGTFVLGLGDRVNQASPSATFSFDYSQSSGNITVDTVHDGGDSVAADQVNVTVGGQNVYGNGGLVVSSSDNSSFPNEDITAGDGLTVNSSSFSDGDAVKIIWKASGSDKTAVIGESEVNV
- a CDS encoding type IV pilin translates to MKLKALFEDDGAVSPVIGVILMVAITVILAAVIGTFVLGLGDRVSQASPNSQFSFNYGTAGGTNGDYVNITHDGGDGVEADQLSVQINSSTAWNGTGYENNFISAGGSDGWSGKKITAGNTLDIQEDGSFMSDGDTVKVIWSASGSDKTAVVGESEVSL
- a CDS encoding homing endonuclease associated repeat-containing protein, which translates into the protein MSQQVTPETLRSALQSLAARLGKTPTVVDMHEEGEYAPERYQEVFGGWNEALEAAGLDPDEMGSKRIPDRELLAELQRLYTELGEPPTQRDMTDHGEYSNRTYQLRFGSWSNALREAMLDTNDGISETELLREIERLTDELGRSPKAAEMDDRGQYAPVTYHRRFGSWRRALTEADLESVSGDDD
- a CDS encoding plastocyanin/azurin family copper-binding protein, producing MKRRTFVKGGGTVAVGGLTGLAGCNAPSGDGAEGTTTETTPAGTTAEDAAETDGTTTEDGGPVQVAMISEGTNYYFDPIGLFVEPGTTVEWVNQSGSHSATAYAEGTGSAEVTRIPDDAEPWNSEIITEQGGTFSHTFEVEGTYDYFCIPHKTLGMVARIVCGQPGGVEGNPPDGEVPAPQDIVDRGSISYEEFAGDG
- a CDS encoding M48 family metallopeptidase, coding for MRRVGLRALMALVGLALLAVYAGVAYLGYRLLAAVWLARADLLAVVLWTTGLTVALGYLSYRFGTGQLLSRVGAADLSRRRAPEVHARLDRLAEEMNAGRPRLLVGRIGAPNAMALGGVRDGAVVLDRSVLFLLSADELEALLAHELAHLESKDSLVQTLAYSTGQSLVWVVVAAALPFVLVGSGLHRAFDWLRGRPPADALAPVASLRRRVGQVVMVGFVALTLVMLAHSRRREYAADDRAAAVTGNPLALARALRKIERATEPRWAMSSSLYVRGDEDGALTRLLSTHPEMDERIDRLVERADRERGAVSITVR
- the leuS gene encoding leucine--tRNA ligase, with translation MTTEQRERGFDHTSVEPKWQREWEDADVFRIPDSAEDPEYVLAMFPYTSGNLHMGHVRNYTITDAYARFERLRGENVLHPMGWDSFGLPAENAAEERDTNPRDWTLDCIDSMKEQLKAMGFGYDWEREVTTCDPDYYQWNQWLFKRFRDEGLLERQSAELNWCPSCETVLADEQVEGEAELCWRCDTPIEHREMDQWFFTITDYADELLESLDELDDWPANVREMQRNWIGRQEGDSVAFEIPGYGDVDIFTTRLDTIHGATFFSLAPGHPVAQEIAEDNEEVAEYIDEAEHADEDDLDVTSGVFTGEYAVNPATGDEIPVYVADYVLTDVGTGALYAVPGHDDRDHEFAEAHDIPIEQVVEPAPDADTDPEEVDVQEDAYTPDGVLVNSGEFDGLPSEEARERFVEEFDGDHRTEYKLRDWGISRQRYWGTPIPMIHCDDCGHVPVPDEDLPVELPEFVHTTGNPLDAAEEWKRVECPDCGGDAVRETDTMDTFVDSSWYFLRYVSPDEKAVPFDTDRPSDWMPVDQYVGGIEHAVMHLLYARFFTKVLDDIDLLEGVREPFTDLTNQGMVLGEDGNKMSKSKGNGVSPQRIIDEYGADTARLFIMEAAQPEKEFAWSAEGVHSANNFLQNVYRLAEEFAAGEVTAAEDDTDALAVADYVSREIDATVATATEEYEDFRFNHALQAVREQISLLRRYREYTTPDADTFERGLVTAVKILSPVAPHLAEEVWERLGRDGLVAEADWPAADAPENYDIERRLVENTREDVRDIVDTVGIEDPETVTLAVAPEWKHRAREVAANAEGNVVGTVMGDEQLREVGEAAADFAKDLAARSEALDEQLSPERERAALERAAWLLEREFGASVVVQSADEADDQLASKTEPGRPAIDIEE
- a CDS encoding AAA family ATPase, yielding MDQPTATQRCERVLDAVSSAVIADEEFLETVLTGILARGHVLLEDVPGTGKTLTARSFADALGLSFSRIQFTPDLLPADITGSNVYDEGTGEFEFSPGPIFANVVLADEINRAPPKTQAALLEAMGEGQVTVDGTTHDLPTPFFVLATQNPVEQEGTFGLPEAQRDRFIVKTTMGYPDFGGERELVDKRADRTAKAPSVQSVVEGREVAAIQRVLESVRVDGKIRDYVVALGRATREDDRVDVGVSPRGIQRLFEAARASAIVSGRGYVVPDDVKRVAEPTFAHRLVLTDEASVRGTDRSAIVADVLERVEVPAVKSSSV
- a CDS encoding carotenoid oxygenase family protein, which codes for MPAYSSGFRSLDAEHDDLALDVTGEIPSWLSGSLVRNGPGKFEVGGQRVEHWFDGLAMLHKFRFDAGSVSYSNRFLRTETYRRAVEEGEISSQFATSGGYLDQLKSFLGDPTDNANVNVARVGGEYVALTETLRRVRFDPESLAVQDHLDYADDLTVHHVTAHLQRDDRRGETVGYATQFGRTNRYHVYRVSDEQSAAGKIERVPVVSLDVDRPAYLHSFALTPRYAVLVEPPFVTNPMRFLLPGEGGFIDNFRWRPERGTRFLAVERETGDLVVERRVTPFFFFHTVNAFESEGDIVVDLVAYEDAEIVSNLFMGAVGEEVESVDERGERAPDSGPDLNAADGELTRFRIPVADDSESVRRRSVYTGTELPRVAPQARTKRYRYAYGQATAREGQTGLVKVTVETGEATEWWADDHYAGEPIFVPKPAEDVEGTEGADAPEDRGVVLAPALDAERGQSLLVVLDGERFEELARAEVPHHIPFGFHGEFFPEVER